From a single Actinomyces viscosus genomic region:
- a CDS encoding anti-sigma factor translates to MNDRENTREDAVNGAAGALGAVGLDGAQGTDDVDTVDDEAFDDEALDTETTETAALLGASLRPVAPPAEIRSALLEVIAREPRAQADGADGAGGFGSDSAASSSAIPAAEHGADGAEAAVVPLDARRRRRSAWHTGLVRAAAAVVLLGVGVGVGRWSARGAVDEAMDSMATSMAPTQHYAHLNQAQDVQRVTDTMPDGHVATLTWSRDMSMTALTLPAAMKESAGGRSLQVWLREGDRTTSLGVYDPRDGAGFSFLDVMPEPGQQIVITLEPAGGSARPTTPPLVTLRVSEDSDRSGATTGSPVPEPATGPTGESA, encoded by the coding sequence ACTCGCGAGGACGCCGTCAACGGTGCCGCCGGTGCCCTGGGCGCCGTGGGCCTCGACGGCGCCCAGGGCACCGACGACGTCGACACCGTCGATGACGAGGCCTTCGATGATGAGGCGCTCGATACCGAGACGACCGAGACGGCGGCCCTGCTCGGCGCCTCGCTGAGGCCCGTGGCCCCACCCGCCGAGATCCGCTCCGCCCTGCTGGAGGTCATCGCGCGCGAGCCGCGGGCCCAGGCCGACGGTGCCGACGGCGCCGGTGGGTTCGGCAGCGACTCTGCGGCGAGCTCCTCCGCGATCCCAGCCGCCGAGCACGGGGCTGATGGCGCGGAGGCGGCCGTCGTCCCTCTCGATGCGCGTCGCCGGCGCCGCTCCGCCTGGCACACCGGCCTGGTGCGGGCGGCCGCGGCCGTGGTCCTACTCGGCGTCGGCGTCGGCGTGGGGCGCTGGAGCGCACGGGGCGCGGTCGATGAGGCGATGGACTCCATGGCGACCTCCATGGCACCGACCCAGCACTACGCCCACCTCAACCAGGCCCAGGACGTCCAGCGGGTCACCGACACGATGCCGGACGGCCATGTCGCGACCCTCACCTGGTCGCGCGACATGAGCATGACCGCACTGACCCTGCCGGCCGCCATGAAGGAGTCGGCCGGCGGCCGCAGCCTCCAGGTCTGGCTCAGGGAGGGGGACAGGACGACCTCGCTGGGCGTCTACGACCCCCGGGACGGCGCCGGCTTCTCCTTCCTCGATGTCATGCCCGAGCCCGGTCAGCAGATCGTCATCACCCTGGAGCCGGCGGGCGGATCGGCCCGGCCGACGACGCCGCCCCTGGTCACCCTGCGGGTGAGTGAGGACTCCGACCGCTCCGGCGCGACGACCGGCTCGCCGGTCCCCGAGCCCGCAACCGGCCCCACCGGCGAGTCCGCCTAG